The DNA segment AAACAGAAGGCACTTCACAAAATTGGTTCACTGAAACAATTTAGCATAACTCAAGTTGATATCCTTCACTTTTCAGCTTGGCAGTGAAAGCTTCAAAACTGATTGAAAGgttaaagacaaaaaatacagaaagcttCTTGGCAGTAAAGcttcaaagaaaatgctgttaacTGTGAGCAAGAAGTCtaattgtggttttttttttttaatgatcaaaAGGCTATAAAGCATTTTCACTTCTCTTACTGAAGGAAACTCCAAAAAATTGGATTACACAGAAGACACTCGGATGAAAAAACGTGCCAGAATTTTTTATAAAAGCCCTTTTTTCTGGTTGTTAAATTTGTTTTGTGAAGTCgttaaaggaagcaaaaggaaatataCTCCCAGAGTCAGTGAACTAAGAAGTTATACATTCAGTATTCAAATACTTAGGTTATGAAGAAGTCTAGAATGTTATAGTTAGAGGTAGATAAGTAGTCTGGTTGATACAATATCTAATAATTTAGTATCTGCACATCAAAGAGATCACAGACTCCTTCATTATCATCCAGGTTAAAGTTGTAGTCATCTCCGGGAGTAGGAGAGAGTCgtaagagaggaaaaactgtAAAGCAGGAATAGTttagtttaaattaaaacacttttgGAATATCAGCCCTATCTCATTCAGTATGTTTGTCATCACCAGTATTGGGGTTAGTCTTAATAATTAAACCAGTCTTTATGACCTGACAAGCATACTAAGATACATACTGTGAATACCTGTATCGCCTTCAAACTAAGGCAAAGACAGTGACGGGTCTACATATTTTTGcttagtattttaaatgaatttgctGGAATAGAGTGATAGCTGTGGAATATGGACTTAatttctccttctgcagcaaAGAAGCTCCTGAGCAGCTTTTGAGACTTTCATCAGAAAGCcatcatttatatttatatttcaataTTGCGTATGTCAGCCTTCAAATACTTATCAGTTTAAGTAAGGAAGTTACCATTATCcttattttacagatgaaaaatggAGGCTAGCAGTTTCCTTGTGTGATGGATTTCAAGCGTGGATTTCAAGCTGTCTTTGGGGAGGAAATGCAAGACAACTCTCAGCTCTCATGCTGCACCTCAGGAGCAACACTAACCTAGTACCTCCTAAAAGCAGAGACTATTTCCATTTTAGCTACGTTCTGGCACATTCACATAATCCCATCTTGCCCCTCAGATCTTATAATtacatgggggttttttgggtaAGCTCTGAGGTCGTCTGCTTGAAGGGCAGATACAGGCTACCTACAGAGCACAGGGCAAGAGGAACAACCTCAGCCGAGTTCACCTGGCACCTCAGTGAGACAAAGCAGAGAGGCAAGGAGCATGTGAACTTCCTAGCTGTGGTTCAGCTCTGCATTTTTGGCCACTGAGGCGCAAGAGCAGAAACGGGTAACATTTGTCTGTTCTGTTAGTGTACCACAGCTGGTCATGTATCTGTCTGCATGCAGGCATGTATATGTTCTGAAATGTTTACTGAAAGCACCTGCAGGAAGCCTTAGGCAGAACAGAATTAAAccaggtattatttttttcaaggcagCACTCTAGTTATCGGCCTGTTCTTTGTTCCTGACTTAAGGATTGGTGGGTTACTCATGCATGTAAGTATTTGCTGGATTAAAGCTTTCATATTTTGATtgttaaataaaactgttgCAGGGAATGGAAAGGGGAGCAAAGACAAGAATGACAAAGATAGAGAAGGCAGTACAGGGGAAAGAAGTAGTTTCATACTGACTCTTGGTATCAGATTTAACATACACCTACTAAGAGTGCTGTTCACACAAACCCCATGCTGCTACTTGTAATTGTAGAAAAGTAAAGATGCTAAATACTTACCATCAGAAGACATGAGTTCATCAATAATATCCCCACTGATATTTCCTGTGAAAGACATAAGCATGTGTTTATGGAAGCCAACATATATTCTCTGCGTTAAAACACTGAATTACAAAGCACAGTATGGCTCGTGCAGTGTAGAAGCTGTACGGATAGCATGCCATATGTATGTAAAATATACTCATCTTTGTATCCCTCAGGTTCTCCTGATACATTTCTCACACCAATCCCTTATAACCCTAGAGCCATGTACAGCATGAAGTTTATTTGGTGGCAGAGACCAGTATTTGCTCAAAACAAGTTTGCTACACAGAGCTGGCTCAGTGGCTTCATTAGGAGATGAAGAGGCCTGTCATTTCCTCTGTGTAACCCATCGGTAACGTGGTCACAAAGAAGGGCTCAGGAaactaataaaaacatttaagcatAACTGTTGCTTCCTACCTGCGGGTTCTTCCATCTTTGCTATGTCGAATGAGTTTGGCTTGAGAATGCAGTTAACATCCAGGGGCAGCAAGGTTTGGTAGTCACTTGAACTAGCTGTAGCTTGGGCGACATCTCCGGAGAGGCTGGGGTACAACACCGACTCTGGAAGGCTGGAGTAAGGGGCTGCCGGGGTTGCACTGTCCTGCTGCACGCTGCCGTCTGCAAAGCCGGAAAGGCATGGGATACAGTCCGCTACGGTAAAGGGAACACAAAACGCCCGCACCCAGCTTTGTCTTTTGAGGAGAACACGGCCGATGTCTGGGAGGAGGTGAAAGGAGTCTTCCCCCTTCTGAAGTCACGGGCACAATTTAATCAGGACCCCTCAGAAATGCAGTCTGTAACACCACCAGCATTTTCTTAAACCTTTTCCTATTCCCTTACTATTGTGGAAAAAACGCCTGATATTCAGGCAGTCTCTCACTGTGGCTATGTGGAAGAAGGTAAGTGACCTTGTGGCACAAAAGCTGGAACCGGTGCCTCTATTATCTGTCCCATTACAAGCTACATGTTCAAATCATACCCTGTCAGAGGCTGGTTTTGTCCCACGCTGCAATCTGAGAAGCACCTCAGAACAACTAACAGGATCCCACCCAGAAGCTGCTCAGTATGAGATGCTAAGCTACGCGGGAAGAATCTGTTTCAccagagagaagaggaagaggctTTTCTGTTAACCTCGCGAGAACTGTGAGTAAGCCCTTAGGGTAGTTTCTTAACAGGCAGGTGCTCACTATGCAAATTCTTGATCTTTCCTTTACCTACTACCTTTTCTAacagtttcttctttccctccagTTCCCTTCCCCCCCATCTGAGGCAGGCAAAACCCTGGACCCACCTGATGGTGTGTCTGCAACTGATGTTTGCGGTAACTCTTGTCCTTGGTTGGGATCATGTTCTGGTGGATtttgaggagctgcagcaggtttAAGGGGAGTAACTGGAGCTGCAGGTTGAGATGGGGGCTGTGCAAGGTCATCGGGCGGAGGAACTGGAAACACCATGGGCTTGGAGGAGCTCGATTCTTTATTTATAAGCAGCACATGGATAGGTCCTGAACTACTTTTAAGATGGATCTGGTATTTCTTCTGTCCATTCTGTCCCTGTGGAGGTGGTATATTATGAAAGTTACTGTTCCTTGAGAACTTGGAACTTTACAAAATTTAATAGTAACTGCATAGTTATTTCCCATAGAAAGTAATGAAGATTTTTGAACCTAATTCTCAAACTGATGCAGAAGATAAATACGGTGCTCTTCCAGTTAGATCACCAGGAAGAGCTGAGAACTGGCATAAACTTACCAAACCatactcaggaaaaaaaaaaaaaaaaaagtatttaaaactaACACATCATCTAATAAAAAACCACAAGCCAGATCACAAACCTGCAATGTATTTACCTGACCAGAACACAGCTACAGAGGACACAAATATCCAATTCTTCAAAGTGCTTAACTAAATAAAATTCAAGTTACATGAGACTTATAGCAGGGCTTATATATTACCTCTTATCAGTAACAACAATGACAAGTTCAGAATGATCTTGGTTGGGATCAAGCATCCTATAAAATATTTGGATCTCTCACCCATACTGAGCGAACACTGGATCACAAGTtagtggaaataatttcttagcTGATTTGCCAGGCCTACTTTTGGCAAGTTACTTAATACAACTGGGACTAGCTTCCTGTAGCCCAGTCTCAATGAGACCACTGACTCTGCAGTGGCTAATTCAGCAAACAGGTTTTCAGCAAGTATGTTCTAGGAAAAACATGAGCATGAGAAAAGTGGGAAAGAAGCCTCAGGGCAGGGGAACCAAAGCAAAAGCATCCAGCTTGAACTCGGTGCTAAAGACCTCAacaaaaagtcagaaaaaccccaaacccccaacaTCGCAGCAGCTAACTTTGGTCCCACAGAGAACCTTACCGTTCCCTGaactgatttcagcagagatGGACAAAGATAGTACCACTGATAAGCTTCACAGTTCTAGCTCTGGATGCTTTTACAATATTACACTGTGCTTAGCCTCACTTAAAAATAGCTTGTGAAACCTCTCAGGTGAATTTCAGCCTTCTACAAGCATAGTGGCTATCGTGCTTTATACAATGCCCTCTCCCAACTATGTAAGCCCTATTTAAAACAGAGCactgcaacaacaacaaaactgaaGATGGACAGAGGCAAATAATTTGGCCTCCTATTTTAATCCTGCCCGTTTAAGCCTTTTGCCTAAAGTGAGACTGCAGTTTGTTTCTCTATCCAGTCTAGTACTACAAGACTAAATGTAAAACCTACAACTAAATCTAAAAGGCCTTTTCATAAGGTATCTGTGTTAACAATACAATAGAGAAATTTGACACATAAAAGTCACTGCTAATAAGTTCTCAAGGGAATTCATGACAATTAAGCCTGTTTCGGAAGGTTGcaacatttaaaagcaagacGGAAGAAGAGAGGGCAAAGAAACCCACTATTCTATCTTGTTCTTAATAGAAGACAGAGTTACCATTAGTTTATCTAGGTGTAGAAAAACCACTTTTCCCTACCCAGCCTCTCCCTTCTCAAGTGAAAcaatcttaatttatttttttttccccctcacacACAGATAGAGGTAAATTCTCTGCTCTAATGTAGCTCTTCTTTTCCACTGCCCCTCTAGAacacttaataaaaaaaagaaacaagtacGTACCATTTCGGGTATAGGTACTTCTAACTGTGTGCCACAAGGTGCTTGAATTGCTAGAAGTGTGTCTCCTGGTTAAATAGCAATTTTTAAGAAAGTGTTAattgtgaatatttttcttaagtctTGCATGGTATCCACTCACATGAGATATGGTTATCCAAGGGTACTTAAAATACTGCATAATTCTAGCATAAATAAACTTGTGGTGGGACTTGCATAGTCCCTATAAGATCCAAGTATATCACATCATATAAATCACAGAATTCCAATACTTAGATCACAGTCGCAAGAACCTTTTCTCATAGCAGTACAAGATCTACCACTTCCTTTACCTGTTTGTTACTGTCCCTGAATCTTCTAGTTGTATACGTAACGTCAGGTAAAAATACTTAACTAGTTTCTTTTTAGCTAAAACAGCTCTCTGGTCCAGCTCACTTTGTGGCTTTGAAGAATGGTGGGAGTAGAGACATttaacagaaggaagaaaaggtatTAATGATTGTCTTCAGTGCCAGCACTTCCAAGTGTCTGAGCTCACGCCTTCTGCAGAGCATACAACTGGGATGTAACAGCTGGCTATCAAACTCACCTGTGGCTTACTACGCACACTAGAACGTGCTAAATGACTACAAGTCAGGAGATCACAATTACATTAACAGGACTGCTACAACCAGCCACACGTTGCAGGTCACTCACCTACCTACACAGCGTTGCCCCTCTGTCCATCACTTGGGAataatgcttttccttctctgcctcctAAGAGGCACTTAGATGAAGTACTGTGTGACTGCTGTACTAGATGCCTCCACATTTTGTAGTAACGACTAACTTTTTAGTAATGGCTCATTTTTGTTAAATTCTGCAATAGTTGTCTAATCttacatttttactgaaaaattaatccAACCTTCCTTGTGGCAAAGAGATGGTTCTGGGCCTAGCTGGAGGCTGAACAACAATCTTCCCTTGGGTGACCCAGGATCAGGAGAGGATGTCAAGGGGAGTAACTTCTGCCAGCAATTCTTGGCCATTTCTTCAAACCTCCTGTACAGAAGGAATCCTTTTGATTTAGTAGCAATGCTCCATCATTGAACTCCAGCTGGGTTCCATTTATACAGCATCATCAGGAGCTCGCTCTGGCCACAGCTGCCACCAGAAATTGTTATGAAATTTGGACCTGCTTGGTTTTTCTGGTGGGTTGGATCAAGATGTCCTGTCCCTGGTTCTGTTAAACAGCCTAAGGCAAGCTGCTACAAACTGAATACAAAAAGACATCCAAAACCAGTACTCCAAAACCACCTGAGCTTCCATTCCATACAATCTGTGACTACAACTAGAAAATGCCAGAACTTGCTAGTCATGAACATTGTGAAGGACATCTACTTAGTATTGATCACTATTGAGTACTTCAAAATGcttgcagggaaaaaagcaggttAGTTAAGAAGTTAGTTTTCAAGACGAAGATCATGAAATCCCTCAATTTAAGAAATACAGCCTAGTAACAACTTACCATTGAAGCAGTTGCAGATATCTTCATGGGTGacatatgaaaatgtaatttatgttaaggaacatttttcttaaagcaacATGTAACCGTTATTGGTTGCCCTTTAAAAGAAGTTTGTTCAAACTGAGCCTAAGTAACAACTTATGTTGTTACTGAGAGGTGTAATCAAGGCATGACACTTGATTTTCAGAATGCCTAGTTAAAAATAGCAGAGttctgtcttttaaagaaaaaaaatctgtgaagaaaatacaaaaagttgCATAGCTTGAATGGGAAGATTCTTCTAAAAAAACATGTATAATCTTGTGTTGAAGAATACCACTTACCTCACTAACTTGACACTACAGAATTAATGTATCAGGGCTTCCAAGAATCACACAAAAATACTGTCAGAGGGGACTTGAGAGTTCATCTGCCATCCGATTCCCCCGCCTCAAGGTAGGATGAACTGTTAAGACATTCCAGACAGATGTTTGCCTCCCCACTTCTGGAAAACCTCCCATGATGGATattccaccacctctctggggGGTCACTTCCAGTGCTAGCTCTCCCAAAGGAAAATTTCTCATAACATCTAACTTGAGTCTCCCTTGCTACAAAATCCATTTTACAGGAACAGTTTCTGTAGAGCAACTCCAGTAATTTTTAAGTACTTACCACTGGCGCTATAGATAAGAAGGGCACTTTCCTGCTCCCAATCTCAGGTGTCTATTTTTCTCAGTATCTTGCAAGACAGCTAAACACATGGCTACAAGTGATGTAGCTGGAATTCTCTGCTGATGGGGTATTTacacacaggatttttttccagtttcaaacACAAGCTTCGGGACTTTGTCAACTCAATTCATCTTTGGGTAGTAACTTAATCTTTTTAAGAGAAGGAAGCAACACAAAAGAAGATTCATGTAAAGCACTAGTAAGAAAGTATAAATTCAATTGCCAGAAACACCAGGGTTATATTTTGGActtaaaaaatactgacatatatacatatatatatatatatatctgtgcTACATTATTTTCAGGTTACCGATCATAACAGTCACAGAAGTTAAAAAGTCATGTAAATaagatttgtattttctttctttttgaaccaaaacctgaaaaaaatatttgcctttccTTGCTTCTGGATAACGTGGACTACATTATGCTTTATCCATTACCTACACTCTAACCATTGCTTTAATTCTATTTACAAGATGCAcacaattaatttaaaaggatATTGGTAGTTTGTAGAATCATCCATAACATTCTTGATACTTTGCTGAAGCCACAGTTTCTGCTGAtccaattctttttcttttagctctAGATCTTCAATTTCAGCTTCCAGATACCTCAGCCTGTCTATGACTTCTTTTGTATTGCAGCCAGCACCTACTCCTCTTAAAAAGGTATAAGGGTTCATGAAACCACAAGTGAAAAACTAAAGTAAACATGCAAAGAATTTCTTAAGACTATACTTTCAACATTTTTGAAGTCTACTGATATTCAATATGACAGAAATGAGTGTTTACCCTCCCAGAAgtttttgaacagaaaaatgaaaattcttaaGATCGAATTTAGAATTCCCCTCtaccaaaatttattttcttttggaatgCAGGCTTTTTCTGCATTGGAGCTGATTTATAGGCCCTTTCTCACTCTCCTCTAACTCTTAGCTTGGGCTTGTGACCTTCtgtcacagaagagaaaataggCAAGGACTACAGGAGGGTAGATAGGTGGAGACAGTGTGTCCCAATAGGCCTCCCAGATTCATCAAGAGTAAACTTTTCAACTACAAGTGCTAGTTATAAAGTAGCACCACTAGTTTTCTGAACATTTCTCTCCTGTGTGCTTTCAACTTGGTATTATGTATCAAAGACATAAGttaaaaggaagacaaataCAGTTCAGTTACAACTTTACTATAATTCTAAAATGTCATACTGCTCATTGATGAGCATCAATTTTGCGGTGTCATATTTAGTCAGGAGAAGTGGGAAGAAgcattttttgttgcttttgagCACATGAAGATTTTTAGAACTGAGAAGGCTTACTTCCACTGAATGCTGTTTTTTGACTTCTTCTCAATGAGATCAATCCCCTCCAAAACATTGGTGATATCATAAatcctcctcttctgcctcaCAGCAAGTGTATCAGCAGCCTGCCAAGAGAACAAGTATCAGCAGCTTGCATGCTGAGGGCAAAAGACAGTTAAGGCATTCCCTTGGAAAAATGCCAACTAATGTCATTTTTAAGTGAGAAGGTTTAGCTCTTTGAGAAACAGACACCCAATCATGAATTCAAAAGCTCAGCACCTGCATGTAGCGCTACAAAGCATGCCGAGAGGAGTCACCTCTGAAGGCCAGCAGGCCTACCCTCATCAGGGAGGAGTTCATGTGTGTTGCAAAGACTGTGTTTGGTACTTGGACTATGCACAGAAGAGCTTGCAATGCGTGTTTTGAAGGtagggaaaagaagggaaggcagaCAGCAATGCCCTGCAGTGGAGCAAGCCTCTCAAGCCAATGACGTATGAAGTTTATCATCCCTTCTGCTGACACTCGAGGTATTGCAGTCTTTGGACTAAACGGTGCCAGGATACGAAATGACAGGGCTGTAATTTCACAAAGTGGCTGAAGGAGAGCTGCGATACTTCACGCCAGCATCATCCTCTAATGCATGAATCCACCTCACAGTGTACCTGGGCTTGCTCAGTCTGTCACACTGAGAACCAAGAGCTGTTTCACAGCCACGAGGACCTTGGTAGAGCTCACAGGGATGCTTGCTGCTGTCACACTATCCCTTTTACGTTACAGCTAGCTATGCCGTGTGCTTGTGTGCTGTCACAGCTCgccaaagcaaagcagactgCCAGGCAGAGAAAACAGTCTGCTTCATGCCATAATTCTTTCCATGGTGGCTTTTATGTACCTGATGCAAAGACCTAAGATAATGTAAGCAAACCTGAGCCAGTCATGCCTTCCGCACCTTCAGCAGTTTGATGCTGTGAAGTGGCTCAAGTTCAAAGAATATTAGTTAAAGGTGAGAAAGCGAAGAGAAGTCCAGCTCAGATACAATGATTACAAGGGCTTACATGTATTAaccagattaaaataaaaaaaagaagaaaaataaagagatggCTGGCTAGAAAAGACTTCTGCATCCCAAATTTGAACTAATGCATAAAGCAAACTAATTTCCACTATAAGCACATGATgacttgtttcagtttttccagcAATCAAATTAATGCTTTTAGTGACGTAGCCTATATGAAGAGTACAACCCGAGACAACTGCAATtaggaaggaaaaccaaatcCATTTTATAGCAAAGTACATAAAACTCACAGTATTTTCTGAACCATGAACTCACTAATCTTCCAAAGAAATGACATTTTCCTACTAGCAAGTTAATTACTAGAActtagaaatacatattttttttgttagtgaagtaaaattaaaaggaaaaaaatggaagaagaatgtagattaaaaaaaaatactctcatAGCCATAAAGCATAAACACTGTTCTTTCGCCTTAACAGTGATGTACCTACTAAACTGTTTCTACTGATACGGTTATCGACATTTATCTTTTGCATGTTCTTCTGTTAAAACCTTTTCCTatctaacaaaacaaaatacagacaaataCATACAAAGCACACACTTTAGTTCTCTCCAAGGAAACAGGCTCTTCAATCATTTATATCAGCAAGTACACGCCTGCTAGCTTAACCTGCTCTTTTTGGTGCATGCATACACACCACTTACAATGATTGTAAGAGAAGCCTTCAAAATCTAGGAAGTGGCAAAACTGATGCCACCTGCACAACGTTTAACCAACACCTCATATATCGCATAGTCTTCAGAGGCTTAATTTCTACAAGCTCTTGGCATTATTCGGTGCAAGGAATGGACAGCACACACTTACTTAATCAGCTGTTattcagctttctgctttttctgcttttttgccATTGCTCTACAGATGGATGTAGGATTAGTCTACTGCTCACAGTCCGAGCAATGAAGAAACTGCTCTGGAGACAGATTTCATTACCTCTTGAGATCTTCCAAAAGGTGTGCCTGTACAATATATAAATGCTTTACTAatcttaatgtattttcaaactGTGCTGGTGGTAAAATATACCAATGTACATAAATTTGTAGCTAAGATACCAAagtttaagaatgaaaaaacagCCACTAATTTTGAGTGCCCAACTTCAGATGTTTCAAAGCTGGCGTAATCTCAATGCTATTATTGCATTTCTTACGCCCAAAGCATGGCTCCCATGAACACCAGCAGTGCAGACTCACCACGGCTGCAAACCATGCTCCGAGGACTGAGGAAAAGTACGCCACAGTTAGATACATACTCAGCTTGACTAGCCCTGTGTATAATTCGATCACAGCTACAAAGTCCAACTACTTACACCAAGAATTCAAGCAAAGATGTCAAACTGGGGCCAGTCTGGGAAGTTTAATACAGACATTCACCAGCTTTCTGGTGCTGGTCTCGTAACCTAATTATCTTTCCAAAATTTTATGGGGTGtttcacagatattttcaaaaccaattGAAAAGTTCCTGCTTGACACTCTAGCAGTACCAGTGTGACACCTTCCAATAGGCTTACTGCTCAGACATTAAGTTCAAGCACTCAGTTCCTCCACAAAAATCACCCACTACTGACTTCAGTAATTAAAAGAGCCTGCTGAGACAAACCTCCTGTTGTCAAAACCACTTCTAAAACTTATCATTTCTCAGCTGACATCAAACTGTTGAAGCAGATCCAGCAGCACA comes from the Falco rusticolus isolate bFalRus1 chromosome 3, bFalRus1.pri, whole genome shotgun sequence genome and includes:
- the E2F5 gene encoding transcription factor E2F5 — its product is MAAAAEAAGGGGGSSRHEKSLGLLTTKFVSLLQEAKDGVLDLKAAADTLAVRQKRRIYDITNVLEGIDLIEKKSKNSIQWKGVGAGCNTKEVIDRLRYLEAEIEDLELKEKELDQQKLWLQQSIKNVMDDSTNYQFSYVTHEDICNCFNGDTLLAIQAPCGTQLEVPIPEMGQNGQKKYQIHLKSSSGPIHVLLINKESSSSKPMVFPVPPPDDLAQPPSQPAAPVTPLKPAAAPQNPPEHDPNQGQELPQTSVADTPSDGSVQQDSATPAAPYSSLPESVLYPSLSGDVAQATASSSDYQTLLPLDVNCILKPNSFDIAKMEEPAGNISGDIIDELMSSDVFPLLRLSPTPGDDYNFNLDDNEGVCDLFDVQILNY